The following proteins come from a genomic window of Endomicrobiales bacterium:
- a CDS encoding putative porin translates to MRKVLAVLVLAVLFCTNAFSSQVDMLVNKMVDLNLLTPGDAQQIITETNQDERSLIAAGTSETLPQWIQNMSFKGDFRTRVQTDWAVNTAARTRARIRARLGIDTRVTDGVKVGFGLATGINKTLGTAIGSDVSDGEPRSTNWTLQNTFSKAPLMLDYGYIEYEPVGYAKMQIGKMKGNPIWNTSDILWDTDLNLDGAALFLTHTLTPELSLFLTPEFITIDESSTDSSDPSLFAIQPGANWKVNDMLNVKAAVAYYAFNVKDKILDFNAGTNTGATTGLKNSFEALNPSIELTISDLFGYSLGLFSDYVVNNSSGEQNVGYAAGAKFGFAKVGDFGQWQVKYLRRWLQTDAFVDAFPDSDSYSGKTNALGDEIIIEIGLTKSTSLTLDYYAMDAIKGNSQTTPKSLLQADIVVKF, encoded by the coding sequence ATGCGTAAAGTATTAGCAGTGTTAGTTTTGGCAGTTCTTTTTTGTACAAATGCTTTTAGTTCACAGGTTGATATGCTTGTAAATAAAATGGTTGATCTGAATTTATTAACACCAGGTGATGCTCAGCAGATAATTACAGAAACTAATCAGGATGAAAGATCTCTTATAGCGGCCGGAACATCGGAAACACTTCCTCAATGGATACAAAATATGTCCTTTAAGGGTGATTTCAGAACAAGAGTTCAAACCGATTGGGCAGTTAATACAGCGGCACGCACAAGGGCAAGGATAAGAGCAAGATTAGGCATTGATACCAGAGTTACCGATGGTGTTAAGGTAGGGTTTGGTTTGGCAACTGGGATAAATAAAACTTTAGGTACAGCTATAGGCAGCGATGTTAGTGATGGGGAGCCTCGTTCAACAAACTGGACACTTCAAAATACTTTCAGCAAAGCTCCGCTAATGCTTGATTATGGTTACATTGAATACGAACCAGTTGGTTATGCAAAAATGCAAATCGGTAAAATGAAGGGAAATCCAATTTGGAATACAAGCGATATTCTTTGGGATACAGATCTTAATTTAGATGGTGCCGCACTTTTCTTAACTCACACTCTAACACCAGAGCTATCTCTTTTCCTTACACCAGAGTTTATTACAATTGATGAATCATCAACTGATTCTTCAGATCCAAGCTTATTTGCCATTCAGCCCGGAGCTAATTGGAAAGTAAATGATATGTTAAATGTTAAGGCCGCAGTTGCTTATTATGCCTTTAATGTAAAAGATAAAATTCTTGATTTTAATGCAGGTACAAACACTGGAGCGACGACTGGTTTAAAAAATTCTTTTGAAGCACTTAACCCAAGTATTGAATTAACAATTTCTGATTTATTTGGATACTCTCTTGGCTTATTTAGTGATTATGTTGTAAATAACAGTTCTGGCGAACAAAATGTCGGTTATGCTGCAGGTGCTAAGTTTGGGTTTGCAAAGGTTGGTGATTTTGGTCAATGGCAGGTAAAGTATTTAAGAAGATGGCTTCAAACCGATGCTTTTGTTGATGCTTTTCCGGACTCCGATTCGTACAGCGGAAAAACAAATGCGCTTGGAGATGAAATCATTATTGAGATTGGATTAACAAAATCAACCAGTTTGACACTTGACTATTACGCGATGGATGCAATTAAAGGTAACTCTCAAACAACGCCAAAAAGCTTGTTACAGGCAGATATTGTTGTAAAGTTTTAA